From one Acidibrevibacterium fodinaquatile genomic stretch:
- a CDS encoding CopG family transcriptional regulator, protein MRTKHTFRLPADLMTKLADHAGRKRVSQALIVEAALASHFSPDGADRLEAAVARRLDRIGRHLERLERHVAITNEALAVFVRFWLTSTPPLPDSALAAAQAKGRERYQGFVEALGRRLARGHTLADEVVTDVAGNAAEADGARDREDRDQR, encoded by the coding sequence ATGCGAACCAAGCACACGTTCCGCCTGCCGGCCGATCTGATGACCAAACTCGCCGACCACGCGGGGCGCAAACGCGTCAGCCAAGCCCTGATCGTCGAGGCAGCACTCGCCTCACATTTCTCCCCCGACGGCGCCGACCGGCTGGAAGCAGCAGTCGCCCGCCGTCTCGATCGCATCGGCCGGCATCTCGAGCGGCTCGAGCGGCATGTCGCCATCACGAACGAGGCCCTGGCCGTCTTCGTCCGCTTCTGGCTGACCAGCACACCGCCTCTACCCGACAGCGCCCTCGCCGCAGCGCAAGCCAAGGGGCGCGAGCGCTACCAGGGCTTCGTCGAGGCGCTCGGTCGGCGGCTCGCGCGCGGGCACACACTGGCGGATGAGGTTGTCACCGACGTGGCGGGGAACGCGGCGGAGGCGGATGGGGCCCGAGATCGTGAGGACCGAGACCAGCGCTGA
- a CDS encoding conjugal transfer protein TraG, with the protein MSATKILWGQVFAVGATVLAFLWGATEWVAWRLLFQPQLGRPWFGVLGWPVYPPPAFFWWWFAFDAYASEIFTKGAIIAAAGGVAAVIVAIGMSLWRARETKRVTTYGSARWAQRAEIRAAGLLAQDGAVLGRWQGRYLRHDGPEHVLCFAPTRSGKGVGLVVPTLLTWSGSAIVHDIKRENWTLTAGWRQRFGRVLLFDPTNAASAAYNPLLEVRRGEGEVRDVQNIADVLVDPEGALERRNHWEKTSHSLLVGAILHVLYAEPDKTLAGVARFLSDPRRPIEKTLRAMMTTPHLGARGVHPVIASSARELLNKSENERSGVLSTAMSFLGLYRDPVVATVTRRCDWRIRDLVEAKAPTTLYLVVPPSDISRTKPLVRLILNQIGRRLTELLSPKAPRHRLLLMLDEFPALGRLDFFESALAFMAGYGLKSFLIAQSLNQIEKAYGPNNAILDNCHVRVSFATNDERTAKRVSDALGTATEMRAMKNYAGHRLSPWLGHLMVSRQETARPLLTAGEIMQLAQEDELVLVSACPPIRARKARYYEDPKLSARILPPPSLSPRLLEPAPDDAPADQGDWAGAILAEPSSASAGDPANGGIRREPELPAHEDIAPPPRRAVNEFEPLEDADDEPQRERGVRRAMSAVARQAALDPADEMQL; encoded by the coding sequence ATGTCCGCGACCAAGATCCTCTGGGGCCAGGTGTTCGCTGTCGGCGCCACCGTGCTCGCCTTCCTCTGGGGGGCGACGGAGTGGGTGGCGTGGCGGCTTCTCTTTCAGCCGCAGCTCGGCCGGCCCTGGTTCGGGGTTCTTGGCTGGCCGGTCTATCCGCCGCCGGCCTTCTTCTGGTGGTGGTTTGCCTTCGATGCCTATGCAAGCGAGATTTTCACCAAGGGCGCCATCATCGCCGCCGCGGGTGGCGTTGCCGCGGTGATCGTCGCGATCGGCATGTCGCTCTGGCGCGCCCGGGAAACCAAGCGCGTCACCACCTATGGCTCGGCGCGCTGGGCGCAGAGGGCGGAGATACGCGCAGCAGGCCTCCTCGCCCAAGACGGCGCGGTGCTCGGCCGCTGGCAGGGGCGCTATCTCCGCCATGACGGCCCCGAACATGTGCTCTGCTTCGCGCCGACGCGCTCGGGCAAAGGCGTTGGCCTCGTGGTGCCGACGCTGCTGACCTGGTCGGGATCGGCGATCGTCCATGACATCAAGCGCGAGAATTGGACCCTCACCGCCGGCTGGCGGCAACGCTTCGGCCGTGTGCTGCTGTTTGACCCAACCAACGCCGCGAGCGCCGCCTACAACCCGCTGCTCGAGGTCCGCCGCGGCGAAGGCGAGGTGCGCGACGTCCAAAACATCGCCGATGTCCTGGTCGACCCGGAAGGGGCGCTGGAGCGCCGCAACCATTGGGAAAAAACCAGCCACTCACTGCTCGTCGGCGCAATCCTTCACGTGCTCTATGCCGAGCCCGACAAAACGCTCGCGGGTGTTGCGCGCTTTCTGTCCGACCCGCGCCGGCCGATCGAGAAAACGCTCCGCGCGATGATGACGACGCCGCATCTCGGCGCGCGCGGCGTGCATCCGGTGATCGCGAGTTCGGCGCGGGAGCTGCTGAACAAAAGCGAGAACGAGCGCTCCGGCGTGCTGTCAACCGCGATGTCGTTCCTCGGCCTCTATCGCGATCCCGTCGTCGCCACCGTGACGCGGCGATGCGACTGGCGCATCCGCGACCTCGTCGAGGCAAAGGCGCCGACCACCCTCTACCTGGTGGTGCCGCCGTCTGACATCAGCCGCACCAAGCCGCTCGTGCGCCTGATCCTCAACCAGATCGGAAGGCGTCTGACCGAATTGCTCTCGCCGAAAGCGCCGCGGCATCGGCTGCTGCTGATGCTCGATGAGTTTCCCGCACTCGGGCGGCTGGATTTCTTCGAAAGCGCGCTCGCCTTCATGGCTGGCTACGGGCTGAAAAGCTTCCTGATCGCCCAATCGCTCAACCAGATCGAGAAAGCCTATGGCCCGAACAATGCGATCCTCGACAACTGCCATGTCCGCGTGAGTTTTGCGACCAACGACGAGCGCACCGCCAAGCGTGTCTCTGACGCCCTCGGCACCGCGACCGAAATGCGCGCGATGAAAAACTACGCCGGCCACCGGCTCAGCCCCTGGCTTGGCCATCTCATGGTCTCGCGCCAGGAAACCGCGCGGCCGCTTCTGACCGCGGGCGAGATCATGCAGCTTGCGCAGGAGGACGAGCTGGTGCTGGTCTCCGCATGCCCGCCGATCCGCGCGAGGAAAGCCCGCTACTACGAAGACCCGAAGCTTTCAGCACGCATTCTGCCGCCGCCATCTTTGTCCCCGCGGCTTCTGGAACCGGCACCGGACGATGCCCCAGCCGATCAAGGCGACTGGGCGGGCGCCATCCTCGCCGAACCTTCCTCCGCCAGCGCCGGCGATCCGGCAAATGGCGGCATCCGCCGCGAGCCCGAGTTGCCGGCGCATGAGGACATCGCGCCGCCGCCACGGCGGGCGGTCAATGAGTTCGAGCCGCTCGAGGATGCCGACGATGAGCCGCAACGTGAACGCGGCGTGCGGCGCGCGATGAGCGCCGTCGCCCGGCAGGCGGCGCTCGATCCGGCCGATGAGATGCAGCTCTGA